A single genomic interval of Phycisphaerae bacterium harbors:
- a CDS encoding mechanosensitive ion channel, with product MKMYFPVLLSLATSMSLVAVGVAAEPPKPTTVSDPKIAVSDLQLMAKPLTKAQLAVEADAWQGLLQSKATEMSAAEIASGKAEGDEKTKTLEAVAKLREERTALIDRLNAVLAALKAKGGTTTDYDAYVSAVSGIAVKMTDASGLWTTLVHWLKSTEGGLRYGKNILLFLATLIVFKILGSALGKVTFRAMGAFKNVSSLLRDFTVNTVRKVTFFVGFVVALSMLEVNIGPFLAAMGAAGFVIAFALQGTLSNFAAGIMILLYRPYDMGDTVTVAGVKGSVASMSLVSTVLKNADGHIVTVPNSSIWGGTITNHGVPV from the coding sequence ATGAAGATGTACTTCCCCGTCCTGCTGTCTCTCGCGACATCCATGTCGCTCGTTGCCGTCGGCGTCGCCGCCGAACCGCCAAAGCCAACCACCGTCTCGGACCCGAAGATAGCGGTCTCCGACCTCCAGCTGATGGCCAAACCGCTGACCAAGGCCCAGCTCGCCGTCGAGGCCGACGCCTGGCAGGGACTCCTGCAGAGCAAGGCAACCGAAATGAGCGCCGCCGAAATCGCCTCCGGCAAAGCCGAAGGGGACGAGAAAACAAAGACCCTCGAGGCGGTGGCCAAGCTTCGCGAAGAGCGCACCGCTCTCATCGACCGCCTCAACGCCGTCCTTGCCGCATTGAAAGCCAAGGGGGGCACAACCACCGACTACGACGCATACGTCAGCGCGGTCTCGGGCATCGCGGTCAAGATGACCGACGCCAGCGGCTTGTGGACCACGCTCGTCCACTGGCTCAAGTCCACAGAGGGCGGGCTCCGCTACGGGAAGAACATCCTCCTGTTCCTGGCCACGCTGATCGTCTTCAAGATCCTCGGCAGCGCCCTCGGCAAGGTGACCTTCCGCGCCATGGGCGCCTTCAAGAACGTCTCCAGCCTGCTGCGCGACTTCACCGTGAACACCGTACGTAAGGTGACCTTCTTCGTCGGCTTTGTGGTCGCTCTGTCCATGCTGGAAGTCAACATCGGGCCGTTCCTGGCGGCGATGGGAGCCGCTGGCTTCGTCATCGCCTTCGCCCTGCAGGGCACCCTGAGCAACTTCGCAGCCGGAATCATGATTCTGCTGTATCGGCCCTACGATATGGGTGACACGGTGACCGTGGCCGGCGTGAAAGGGAGCGTGGCCTCCATGTCCCTCGTCTCAACGGTGCTGAAGAATGCCGATGGACATATCGTCACGGTGCCAAACTCGTCGATTTGGGGTGGAACGATCACGAATCACGGCGTCCCCGTTTGA